CATGCGAGACCCAGACACTGGCAACTCCAAGGGTTATGCTTTTATCAATTTTGCCAGCTTTGACGCATCAGATGCCGCCATTGAGGCCATGAACGGCCAGTACCTCTGTAACAGGCCCATCACCGTGTCCTACGCCTTCAAAAAGGACTCCAAAGGAGAACGACATGGCTCGGCTGCAGAACGACTCTTGGCTGCGCAAAACCCCCTTTCCCAGGCAGACAGGCCACATCAGCTGTTTGCAGACGCTCCACCCCCACCGAGTGCTCCAACGCCTGTCCTAACGGCAATGGGTGCCGGGATGCCAATGCCAGGTATGACTGTAATTCTGTGGCTACACAGGGTTGTTGGTAAAACAGGGTAGACAGTTATTTAACCACTGTTTCAATGTAACACAGCTTTTTTGCCACTGCTCAACAGTTTAGGAAAGATCCAATTGATAATAACTTACATTATAATTTCAGGTCATATGCTCACAGATAACATAATCTATTGTATCTGTCGTATGGTTTGACACACGAGCCAAATGGCAATTGTGCCAACCGTTTCATTTCCTGAAAGTGAAAACAGTACTGTGCAACATTATTAGGCAGGTGTGGAAAAAGATGCTGTAAACCAAGAGTGCCTTCAAAAATATAagtgattgtttatttttctcaatttacaaaatgcaaagcgagcgaacaaaagaaaaatcccccATCTTCTGTCCAgagaagtctggccagaagtggtcttcatggaagagttacAACTAAGAAGCCATACAGTACAGCCGGCATAGAAACAAGGCCCAGCAACTCAGCTATGCACATAAACATACTCGGATAtatggctttttggctgcaactcttccattAAGACCACTTCTGATCAGACTCCTTTAGACAGTAGatgggtgtacctgggtcccGCTGGTTTCTGtcagttctgagctgatgtcactgctggacatgAAGGGAAATACGCTTGATATGTTTTTCATCTACTGCACTAAGTTTCTTTGGCAACGCACTGCGTCTACGATCCTCAACGTTGCCTGACTTTTTGCAAGTGTACCTATAAGAACTGATGCTGGTTTGAAGCCAAGGGTtagtaacaccaaatattgatgtgattttagttttttctttcgTTCGCTCACTTTGCTTAAggtaaattgaataaaatgaacaatcgttatttatatttttgaaagcattcttagtttacagcattttttacACACCTgccgtgtgcgtgcgtgcgtgcgtgcgcgcgcgtgcgtgtgtgtacgcACATAGTAAAGAATACAGCTTCAAATTCATCAGTTATACATCTACATTTTCTGTACATAACGGTTTCTGTTTATCAGCGGTGTTGCTTGTCATTTGTATTGGCCTGTCATATTGCATATACAGCAGCTGCCTTTGATGAATGGTTATAGATTGAATGGTTGATTATAGTTAGTGCCGTGAGAGCAAATTACCGGTTTTATTACTGGCAATGAGATGAAGTAGAGCCCTGTAGGTGTTAGGAGTGTGCTTCTCCGAGTGATGTGTCTTTAGCACCAGGTGATAATAAGATTGATTTGATTCAATCGTGGGCGATATCTGTAACTAAAAGTGCACGTGACAGCTGACAAATGAGACCTTTTTATGAGTCactaatgatttttattttatgtataacCACCTAATGATGactataatatttaataatataatcagTCAGGCAACCTGACTTTGTGTACCAgtagaatataaaaacaataacttacAACTTGTTTCTGTGCAGGCATGCCACCTCCTGGTTTCcctcctgttcctcctcctGGATCTATGCCCCCATCAATGGCCATGCCTCCGAATGCAGGGGGACCAGGCCAACAAGGTGGCGGTGGTGGGCCCCCACCCGGACCACCACCCTTCCCTCCTGGCAACATGCACCCAGGTAACAGTTGTGGGATGTTGTGCAAAAATATAAGGACAaagtttggatgttttttgaTAGATCCGTGTGCCCTGATATTCGGTCATAGATGTTGTTTAGTGGTTTTAAAAACGTAACAATGTAGTTCCTTGCTCGAGCATGCCTGTAGACATAATTGATTCTGCTACACAGGTATGCCTCAGATGCCCATGCCCCCTCCTGGTCCACCTGGCATGGTGCCTCCACCTCCTGCTCCCCCAGGATCAAATCAGTCGCGGGCCCCGCTACCACCTGGCATGCCCCCACCCCCGCCTATGGGCATGCCACACAGAGCACCGTATGGACCTCCCATGGGTAAGAGCTGTGGCATCTCCTTGAATCTTTGTTGCCAAATAAGTCTCTGCAGCCTAAATATATTACCTCAGTCATTTTGTGGGGAAAATTCCTCAAAGAAgattacacacaaatacaatttaatgaTTTGTACTAGCCCCATTGCCATGAATACCTTGACAAATTACCTATTATGGGCAGGTCTGCataattccttttttaaaggaattaGATGTATCTCACACACTGTATCTCACACACATGACACGCAGTGAACCTGTAAGATTGTTGTTGTAGCACACAGTGCATAGGCACCCCCACACACTTGAGTTTCACTTTAATCTGGAGGTGGGTCGTCAGAAAGTCATAACtaatctgtttaaaatgttggattttgcAAGCTGAGTGAGTTGAAATCAGGTGACTATTTTCATCATAGATCAGATGATGATATGAATGGATCACGTGCCACCACACAAAACTATGAATATGTGAGGAGAAAATATTAAAGGAAGAATTTAGTGTCTGGTTTCCAAGATTGGCGAGGCAAAAAGCTGGaatatgtaaaacatatataagATAATTATTGAAATGTTACAAGTCAACCTAATTCAAATttcagaagtgtttttttttttttttgtctccaaacTGTTCCACTATTCACCATAACTCTGAACCCCCGCATAGGACTCTTTCGAATGTTGAAGTATAGTTAACTGTGGTTACCTTTGTCCGTGGTGAGAGCGTATAGTCCAAGGTAAAGATTGTATCATGACTATGTTATGACTcttgctccatctctctcagGTCACCCTGTGCCTCCAGGTATGAGAGGGCCTCCTCCCATGCCTCCACCTGGCTACGGTGCTGGCCTTCCGCCACGTCCACCTTTTGGCTTCCAGAGAGGACCTCCAATGCCTCCAAGGCCCCCCGGTGTCCCGCCCCGCATTCCCATGAGAGCACCAATGCCACCCTAATCCATCTCAGGCGGCCaaaacatgcattcatttttcttattttttttttttttaaacatcttaagATCTACTCGAGTTTCTTATAGTGAGAATAATTTAACCCTGTTTTTTCGGTGATTGTACAGATGAAGACCTCCGACGATTAAAATTTTTAGTACaagtttttgaatgtttttttccttcctcaTCAACAAATGCTACTTGTAACGATTTCCGTGTGCATTGTAGACCTCATAGGCCCTTTcacggcagacattttgacacgCACAGAAGGAAAAGTAAAAGTGTGATTAACATTAATAGCTGCGGATGTTTTGTTATTAATATCTAATTTCCCTGACAGCTGACGGAGTGGCATTTCTTACTTTAATGGAGTCATTTGTAATCTAGTTTGGTTCCACCTGTGGTTTTACTGCAGTATTATTGctacaagtcaaaatgtctgcttttgGAAAATgggtcttttcttttgtctttgtatACGTTTTTCTCAGAGGGCACGGAAACATAGAAGTGTTGCTTACACTAATAATAATTCAACACGTGTTTAACACTTTGAAGTGAGCCATTCTtcataatgattaaaaaaaatatatatatatattttaagtacatttttctaaCTTTACCTGACCCTACATGGTGACATAAAAGCAAAGGTGTTGCTTAAGAGTAATTTTAAATTGTGCATAGTACTACATTTACTACTACTTCCACCACTGGCTATCAGGACGAGAACCAGGACCATCACATATATTTGACACCGTGCTCCGCCTAGTTAACAATTAAAACCGACTAGAGTTTTATTAATGGggtcattttatttgaatgacaCAGCGTGATGACATCACTCTGGCTGAAAAGCTCACGTTTCTTCACAGCAGGTCTTGatcatagacagtgaaagatcTTGATGCAGTAGAAGGGATCAAGAACATGGCAAGGGGTTGGCATGGCAACAAGTGCCGggtgtgcgtgcacgtgtggTGTCTGTGCACTCAATGTGATACATTTATGTTTGAAgacaatatttgtaaaaaaaaaaaaaagaatatatgtacgtgtgtatatacagtatatagatatGTATCGCAGATGCATGCGTTGGAGAGTATAGTGGGTATTTAATATAGATTCAGTGTTTCCTGGCATGTTTTGAACACAATATTATTAGATACTAAAAAAGCGTAAATTGCACGAGCTTCTAGGGGCGATTGTGGAGGAAAGTGGTGCGGTGATTGTGTGCAAATGTGCGCTAAACCCCTCCAGATATGAAGGCGTCAATGTGTCCGTGCGCTCGTGAGGGTTTGCATTGGGGGAGGGGACCCCTGCGCATCACTAAGTGTGTGTGGATGGCGTGGGCTTCTCTCCTCCTAACCGCACAGCATCATCGCTCGGTTCACAGCGAAGACTCGTaggcatcatcatcatcatcctcctcctcatcgtcATCACCACCATCTCCGGGCTGAAGAGGGATCACATCGCAGGAATAAAGGTGAGTTTGAACGTAACGACAATAAAAACGAACTGTTGGCTGCTGATGTCGTCTTATATTTACGTTTTTGCATTAAGACATCGTGAGGAAGAGACGAGGGGCGAGTTCTCAAACCGTTTGCTTTACACATCAATTAAGATCGATTTTGTGAATCGAGTCGCGGGCCTATAATCTAATCCAAACAgtgttaaaatgctgacagtgTGATTCCTTAAAATGAGCACAGATGTCGTGCAGGCTGCTATTTATGAcagatttatattttaatccGGCATTATTTGGGGGCTGTGTAAATTAGCCTGTTAGCGaaggcctttttttcttcttcttaacaTCTATCATAACGACTGTAATGGAGGTTTATATTGCTCATTTTGAATCACTCTTGAATTCACATTCACGTTCAATTTCAGGCAATTGCTGCTTCTGAAAAATAACCATGAAAGACAGCACAAATATTACAACCCTTTTTATAAATAGGCCTGATAGAGCATAATATCAGGCGAACATTATCGTTCACCTAATATTATGCTCTATCAGgctatatatgtgtgttatttCTGGCTGTCGTTAATGCGATCTTCAGATGTCCAGATTATTCTTCACGACACTTCACATTCTGACAGAAATCCCTCCGTAGCTACTGTAATGTGATGGCTATCTGCCTCGCTTGGCCTTGCAAAGGAAGTGGTAAACTAatgcagattttcttttaatgggAGAGAaaatatagagagaaaaaaataaaagggtcGCTCAAACCAGAGAGCAAAAACATCCATCCTCATCCCCATCCCACAGAGCTGTGTGTTGCAGGCTTGCATGGCGCTGAGGAGATGCAATCAACTTGACAACAGGGACGAAATGAGAAAAGTGCGTTTAAAGCCGTTGCAAATAggttgttttgtaaaaaaatatctatctatctatctatctatctatctagctatcgaAGAGATGTAGACTTGAAACAGTAGTCAGAACACAGGtgtatataatacatttatcattaatattaatagtaacacctgtgctttttcctACCATGGCAAGTCAACATTTCTGCCGTGAGAAAGGCCAATCAGACCTCTCACTAAGTGGTCAAGTTCGCAAGGGGCAGTGATTACAGGCCTTTAAGTG
The genomic region above belongs to Etheostoma cragini isolate CJK2018 chromosome 14, CSU_Ecrag_1.0, whole genome shotgun sequence and contains:
- the sf3b4 gene encoding splicing factor 3B subunit 4, with translation MAAGPISERNQDATVYVGGLDEKVSEPLLWELFLQAGPVVNTHMPKDRVTGQHQGYGFVEFLSEEDADYAIKIMNMIKLYGKPIRVNKASAHNKNLDVGANIFIGNLDPEIDEKLLYDTFSAFGVILQTPKIMRDPDTGNSKGYAFINFASFDASDAAIEAMNGQYLCNRPITVSYAFKKDSKGERHGSAAERLLAAQNPLSQADRPHQLFADAPPPPSAPTPVLTAMGAGMPMPGMPPPGFPPVPPPGSMPPSMAMPPNAGGPGQQGGGGGPPPGPPPFPPGNMHPGMPQMPMPPPGPPGMVPPPPAPPGSNQSRAPLPPGMPPPPPMGMPHRAPYGPPMGHPVPPGMRGPPPMPPPGYGAGLPPRPPFGFQRGPPMPPRPPGVPPRIPMRAPMPP